A genomic stretch from Rhodobacterales bacterium HKCCA1288 includes:
- a CDS encoding chloride channel protein, whose product MLAATWRQQRALLSEAWFILRRKGPSQIQFWFIALVLGGAAGSAAVLFRLGVDRLQATLYGTEDIRHLHSYAESLPWYLILLIPILGGLSVGLILHRFTPDGRVRSVADVIEGAALNEGRVEIRAGLASAAASLITLGSGGSTGREGPVVHLAAVISSKISALIRADGITGRDLLGCAVAAAVSASFNAPIAGALFALEVILRHFAVHAFAPIVIASVAGTVISRLTLGDVTEFTLGRESALGFYAELPAYLMLGLICGLVAVVFIRAAFWADDQGTRVQNLLRLPRFLRPAIAGALLGGLAIFFPHIIGVGYETTSAALTGQLVLHEAIIFAILKTVAVAITVAGRMGGGVFSPSLMIGALTGLAFGLIATAILPEMSGSVTLYALAGMGAVAAAVLGAPISTTLIVFELTGDWQTGLAVMVSVSLSTALASRLVDRSFFLTQLERRNIHLAAGPQAYLLAMVGAGRIMRPMTDPRAAPADALLAQVAEGVFVTLEDTLETIMPIFEKTEADYIPVIKENPQDGPPALEGAVFHIDALKAYTRAMADTAAEEHS is encoded by the coding sequence ATGTTGGCAGCAACATGGCGCCAGCAGCGCGCCTTGTTGTCGGAGGCATGGTTTATCCTGCGCCGCAAAGGCCCAAGCCAAATTCAGTTTTGGTTTATCGCGCTTGTGCTTGGGGGGGCAGCAGGCAGTGCGGCGGTTTTGTTCCGCCTTGGTGTGGATCGCTTGCAAGCCACGCTTTATGGCACCGAAGATATCCGTCATTTGCACAGCTACGCCGAAAGTTTGCCGTGGTATCTGATTTTGCTGATCCCCATTTTAGGGGGGCTTTCGGTGGGGCTGATCCTGCATCGCTTTACGCCTGATGGGCGGGTGCGCTCTGTGGCGGATGTGATTGAGGGGGCCGCGCTGAATGAAGGCCGTGTTGAGATCCGCGCGGGCCTTGCCTCGGCTGCGGCGTCCTTGATCACGCTTGGCTCAGGCGGCTCTACGGGTCGAGAGGGGCCTGTGGTGCATTTGGCTGCCGTAATCTCTAGTAAAATCTCCGCGCTTATTCGCGCCGATGGGATCACGGGGCGGGATTTGTTGGGCTGCGCGGTGGCTGCGGCTGTTTCCGCCTCGTTCAATGCACCGATTGCAGGGGCGCTTTTCGCGCTTGAGGTGATCTTGCGCCATTTCGCGGTGCATGCATTTGCGCCCATTGTCATTGCCAGTGTGGCAGGCACAGTGATCAGTCGCCTTACCTTGGGCGATGTGACCGAGTTCACATTGGGTCGTGAAAGCGCCTTGGGCTTTTACGCGGAACTGCCCGCCTATCTTATGTTGGGATTGATCTGTGGGCTTGTTGCGGTGGTGTTTATCCGCGCGGCCTTTTGGGCCGATGACCAAGGCACTCGGGTGCAAAATCTCTTACGCTTGCCGCGATTCCTGCGCCCTGCGATTGCGGGGGCGTTACTGGGCGGTTTGGCGATTTTCTTCCCCCATATCATTGGCGTGGGCTATGAAACCACAAGCGCCGCTCTGACGGGGCAATTGGTGCTGCATGAGGCGATTATCTTCGCCATTCTCAAGACGGTTGCCGTGGCAATCACGGTTGCGGGGCGTATGGGGGGCGGGGTGTTTTCGCCCTCATTGATGATTGGCGCGCTGACGGGGCTTGCCTTTGGTTTGATCGCGACCGCAATCCTGCCTGAAATGTCAGGGTCGGTGACGCTCTACGCTTTGGCAGGGATGGGGGCGGTTGCCGCCGCTGTTTTGGGCGCGCCCATCTCAACTACGTTGATCGTGTTTGAACTGACAGGCGACTGGCAAACGGGCCTTGCGGTGATGGTTTCCGTGTCCCTTTCCACGGCGCTTGCCAGCCGCCTTGTGGATCGCTCGTTCTTTTTGACCCAACTTGAACGGCGAAACATCCATTTGGCGGCAGGGCCACAGGCCTATCTTTTGGCCATGGTGGGGGCAGGGCGGATCATGCGGCCCATGACCGATCCGCGTGCCGCGCCGGCTGATGCCCTCTTGGCGCAGGTTGCGGAAGGGGTGTTCGTGACGCTTGAGGATACGCTTGAAACCATCATGCCGATTTTTGAAAAAACCGAAGCGGATTACATTCCCGTGATCAAAGAAAATCCACAGGACGGCCCGCCCGCGCTAGAGGGGGCGGTGTTCCATATTGATGCGCTCAAAGCCTATACCCGTGCGATGGCGGACACTGCCGCTGAAGAGCACAGCTGA
- a CDS encoding methionine--tRNA ligase, whose protein sequence is MERVLITSAIPYINGIKHLGNLVGSQLPADLFARYNRGRGREVLFLCATDEHGTPAELAAAKAGMDVAEYCAKMHAVQAEIAQGFRLSFDHFGRSSSPQNHELTQHFAGRLAEAGLISEVSERQVYSNADGRFLPDRYIEGTCPNCGYDKARGDQCENCTKQLDPTDLIDPRSAISGSTDLEARETKHLYLRQSSMRDQLNTWIDSKTDWPILTTSIAKKWLNDGDGLQDRGITRDLDWGIPVKKGKDEWPGMEGKVFYVWFDAPIEYIACAAEWVDAGKGDDWERWWRTDKGAQDVRYVQFMGKDNVPFHTLSFPATILGSGEPWKLVDYIKSFNYLNYDGGQFSTSQGRGVFMDQALSILPSDYWRWWLLSHAPETSDSEFTWENFQAGVNKDLADVLGNFVSRITKFCRSKFGEVIPEAGDYSAQEAQLMADLQARLAAYQAHMEAIEIRKAAAELRAIWVLGNEYLQSAAPWTVFKEDPDRAAAITRFSLNLIPFYALLSAPFIPDAAQAMLDAMGCKDYAWPEDVAEGLSRLPAGQSFTVPEVLFAKISDEQREEWQARFAGVRS, encoded by the coding sequence GCCAATTGCCTGCTGATCTTTTCGCCCGTTACAACCGCGGTCGGGGCCGTGAGGTTTTATTTCTCTGTGCCACGGATGAGCATGGCACGCCCGCCGAATTAGCCGCCGCCAAAGCGGGCATGGATGTCGCGGAATATTGCGCAAAAATGCACGCAGTTCAGGCTGAGATTGCACAGGGTTTTCGCCTGAGTTTCGATCACTTTGGCCGGTCTTCTAGCCCGCAGAACCACGAATTGACCCAGCATTTCGCAGGCCGTTTGGCCGAGGCAGGGCTGATCTCTGAGGTGAGCGAGCGGCAGGTCTATTCCAACGCCGATGGCCGCTTTTTGCCTGATCGCTACATTGAGGGCACATGCCCCAATTGCGGCTATGACAAGGCCCGTGGGGATCAATGCGAGAACTGCACCAAGCAGCTTGACCCGACCGATTTGATTGATCCGCGCAGCGCGATTTCTGGCTCAACAGATTTGGAGGCGCGTGAAACCAAGCATCTCTATCTGCGCCAATCCTCTATGCGGGATCAATTGAACACGTGGATCGACAGCAAGACAGATTGGCCAATTCTGACCACCTCTATCGCCAAAAAATGGCTCAATGACGGGGACGGGTTGCAAGATCGCGGCATCACGCGCGATTTGGATTGGGGCATTCCTGTTAAAAAGGGCAAGGATGAATGGCCAGGGATGGAGGGCAAGGTCTTCTATGTTTGGTTCGATGCCCCGATTGAATATATCGCCTGCGCCGCAGAATGGGTTGACGCAGGCAAGGGAGATGATTGGGAGCGGTGGTGGCGTACTGACAAGGGCGCCCAAGATGTGCGTTACGTCCAGTTCATGGGCAAGGATAACGTGCCCTTCCACACCTTGAGCTTTCCTGCAACGATCTTAGGCTCTGGCGAGCCATGGAAGCTGGTGGATTACATCAAATCCTTCAACTATCTCAATTATGATGGTGGCCAATTCTCGACCAGCCAAGGGCGTGGCGTGTTCATGGATCAGGCTTTGTCGATCCTGCCTTCGGATTATTGGCGGTGGTGGTTGCTGAGCCATGCGCCAGAAACCTCGGATAGCGAATTCACTTGGGAGAATTTCCAAGCAGGCGTGAACAAGGATTTGGCCGATGTTCTGGGCAATTTTGTCAGTCGGATCACCAAATTCTGCCGCTCGAAATTCGGTGAAGTGATCCCTGAGGCGGGCGACTACAGCGCACAAGAGGCCCAATTGATGGCTGATTTACAGGCCCGCCTTGCGGCCTATCAGGCGCATATGGAGGCGATTGAAATTCGCAAAGCCGCCGCCGAGTTGCGCGCAATTTGGGTTTTGGGGAATGAATATTTGCAATCTGCAGCCCCTTGGACTGTGTTCAAGGAAGATCCAGATCGCGCCGCGGCCATCACGCGGTTTTCTCTGAACCTCATCCCGTTTTATGCGCTCTTGTCCGCGCCGTTCATCCCAGATGCCGCACAGGCAATGTTGGATGCGATGGGGTGCAAAGATTACGCATGGCCCGAAGATGTCGCAGAAGGCCTCTCGCGGCTGCCAGCGGGGCAGAGCTTCACTGTGCCTGAGGTTCTTTTCGCAAAGATCAGTGACGAGCAGCGCGAAGAATGGCAAGCCCGCTTTGCGGGGGTGCGCAGCTGA
- a CDS encoding DUF427 domain-containing protein → MTNTMSIRPASGKYVVRAGGAIVAESAAALELSEGDLPAVIYFPRADIAMALLEKTQSTTKCPKKGMASYYAISTASGQIDDAAWSYEDPKTDEARAIKGHIAFFTDRVTVERI, encoded by the coding sequence ATGACCAACACAATGTCGATTCGCCCTGCATCGGGGAAATATGTTGTGCGCGCAGGTGGCGCGATCGTAGCGGAGTCTGCTGCGGCATTGGAATTGAGCGAGGGCGATCTGCCCGCTGTGATCTACTTTCCGCGCGCAGATATCGCCATGGCGCTTTTGGAAAAGACCCAAAGCACCACCAAATGCCCCAAGAAGGGAATGGCCAGCTACTATGCCATTTCAACGGCATCAGGGCAGATTGATGATGCGGCGTGGTCTTATGAAGACCCAAAAACGGACGAAGCCCGAGCCATTAAGGGCCATATCGCTTTCTTTACCGACCGCGTCACAGTCGAGCGTATTTAA